The Streptomyces avermitilis MA-4680 = NBRC 14893 genome contains a region encoding:
- a CDS encoding DUF4158 domain-containing protein has product MPVEFLSHDQVSRYGRFASAPTPGELEQFFRLDAKALESARSKRAPANRLGWAVQWGCVRMLGVFPTEDLSVVPEVVVRFAAEQLGVDPGEFAAYGARRQNRYEHAWEIRDAYAYRESPAAEAQVREFLATRVWASWEGPRALFDRAVGWLVDNRVLLPGITTLTRLVAEVRAQENAALYRTLDEAVPEKLRQSMRDLLKVPEGRRVSELERLRRSPMGVSGSADRLAFSERIRMEAVAMFTAGPGSTDIAKELRVSVQSVQRWRSGLAGDRPGRGAVPQPVSVELSETLFAALDEERAKGFAPSWTIRYLHHDFPIFGQRYAYKWSQGCLHSFGRSAQGYRDQ; this is encoded by the coding sequence ATGCCAGTTGAATTTCTCTCTCATGACCAGGTCTCGCGCTACGGCCGGTTCGCTTCGGCTCCGACACCCGGGGAGCTGGAGCAGTTCTTCCGTCTGGACGCGAAGGCGTTGGAGTCGGCGCGGTCGAAGCGGGCGCCGGCGAACCGGCTGGGGTGGGCGGTGCAGTGGGGCTGCGTACGGATGCTCGGGGTGTTCCCCACCGAGGACCTGTCCGTGGTCCCGGAGGTGGTGGTCCGCTTCGCTGCCGAACAGCTGGGTGTCGATCCGGGCGAGTTCGCCGCGTACGGAGCCCGGCGGCAGAACCGGTACGAGCACGCATGGGAGATCCGGGACGCCTACGCGTACCGGGAGTCCCCGGCGGCGGAGGCGCAGGTGCGGGAGTTTCTGGCGACGCGGGTGTGGGCGTCGTGGGAGGGGCCGCGGGCGTTGTTCGACCGGGCGGTGGGGTGGCTGGTGGACAACCGCGTGCTGCTGCCGGGGATTACGACGCTGACCCGGCTGGTGGCCGAGGTCCGCGCGCAGGAGAACGCTGCGTTGTACCGGACGCTGGATGAGGCGGTGCCCGAGAAGCTGCGGCAGTCGATGCGGGATCTGCTGAAGGTCCCGGAGGGCAGACGGGTCTCGGAGCTGGAGCGGCTGCGGAGATCCCCGATGGGGGTGTCGGGGTCGGCGGACAGGCTGGCGTTCAGCGAGCGGATCCGGATGGAAGCAGTCGCAATGTTCACCGCTGGGCCGGGCAGCACGGACATCGCGAAGGAGTTACGGGTCAGCGTCCAGTCGGTCCAGCGGTGGCGTTCAGGCCTGGCGGGAGACCGGCCAGGACGGGGTGCGGTCCCGCAGCCCGTCTCGGTCGAGCTGAGCGAGACCCTGTTCGCCGCGCTCGATGAGGAACGGGCCAAGGGCTTCGCTCCCTCATGGACAATACGTTACCTTCACCACGATTTCCCCATTTTTGGACAGAGGTATGCCTATAAATGGTCACAGGGCTGCTTGCACTCCTTCGGGCGATCAGCGCAGGGATACAGAGACCAGTGA
- a CDS encoding L,D-transpeptidase, protein MGEALITLCTRSTRLAATAGVLGGVLAVTALGGTSNAATSGNGAGNHPTSQARINQAGAQEASDARIEITPGQGTYSVGTNHPVSVTVTSGKLTKVTMTAVATGAEIPGTLSTDGTSWKPNGRLERATKYQIAAEAGDVKGRSTTGSATITTVSPANDFIGHLSPEDGSTVGVAMPVTVNFDKAISDKAAVQSEIRVSSSSGQRVVGHWFNDHRVDFRPENYWRPGSTVTVTLNRHGIQKTVTFKIGRSQISTVDAKTKQMTVVRDGKTIKTIPISSGSPEHPTYNGQMVISEKFRQIHMNGASVGLTEKNGKPSYDIKAVPHAMRLTDSGTFIHGNYWGTDSVFGEANTSHGCVGLKDVRGDSHGRQPAAWFFDHSIVGDVVIVKNSEEKTMLAPDNGLSDWNMSWSEWVAGSPAT, encoded by the coding sequence ATGGGAGAAGCTTTGATCACGCTGTGTACACGAAGCACCAGGCTGGCGGCTACGGCCGGCGTACTCGGCGGTGTACTCGCAGTCACGGCCCTCGGCGGTACGAGCAACGCTGCGACCAGCGGCAACGGTGCAGGGAACCACCCGACATCGCAGGCGAGGATAAATCAGGCGGGCGCCCAGGAAGCCTCCGACGCCCGCATCGAGATCACGCCCGGGCAAGGCACCTACAGCGTCGGGACCAACCACCCGGTCAGTGTCACCGTCACCAGCGGCAAGCTCACCAAGGTGACCATGACCGCCGTCGCGACCGGTGCCGAGATCCCGGGCACTCTGTCCACGGACGGCACCTCCTGGAAGCCAAACGGCCGGCTGGAGCGTGCCACCAAGTATCAGATCGCCGCAGAGGCTGGGGACGTCAAGGGCCGCTCCACCACCGGTAGCGCCACGATCACCACTGTCTCCCCGGCCAACGACTTCATCGGGCACCTCTCCCCCGAGGACGGCTCGACCGTCGGCGTGGCCATGCCGGTGACGGTCAACTTCGACAAGGCGATCAGCGACAAGGCGGCAGTGCAGTCGGAGATCCGGGTCAGCTCCAGCAGCGGCCAGCGGGTCGTCGGTCACTGGTTCAACGACCACCGCGTGGACTTCCGCCCCGAGAATTACTGGAGGCCCGGCTCCACCGTCACCGTTACGCTCAACCGCCACGGCATCCAGAAGACGGTCACGTTCAAGATCGGCCGGAGCCAGATCAGCACCGTGGACGCCAAGACGAAGCAGATGACCGTCGTCCGGGACGGCAAGACGATCAAGACCATCCCGATCTCGTCAGGCAGCCCTGAGCACCCGACGTACAACGGTCAGATGGTGATCTCCGAAAAGTTCAGGCAGATCCATATGAATGGTGCGAGCGTCGGCCTCACGGAGAAGAACGGCAAGCCCTCGTACGACATCAAGGCCGTACCGCACGCCATGCGCCTGACCGACTCGGGCACGTTCATCCATGGCAACTACTGGGGTACCGACTCTGTCTTCGGCGAGGCCAACACCAGCCACGGCTGCGTAGGCCTGAAGGATGTTCGAGGCGACAGCCACGGCAGGCAGCCCGCCGCGTGGTTCTTCGACCACTCGATAGTCGGTGACGTCGTGATCGTCAAGAACTCCGAGGAGAAGACCATGTTGGCCCCTGACAACGGCCTCAGCGATTGGAACATGTCGTGGAGCGAGTGGGTCGCGGGCAGCCCAGCCACCTGA
- a CDS encoding transposase domain-containing protein, with amino-acid sequence MVVYFILARCLFFGQGYEEVARLLGEARWSWRAP; translated from the coding sequence GTGGTGGTGTACTTCATCCTCGCGAGGTGCCTGTTCTTCGGCCAGGGATACGAAGAGGTCGCCCGGCTGCTGGGCGAGGCCCGGTGGTCGTGGCGGGCGCCGTGA
- a CDS encoding IS3 family transposase: MRAGVEASMGSVGDSYDNALAENLWMLIKTECIRGRTFTTRAEANLALFEYIDGFYNSRRIQKRLGYLSPVEFEEKHYADQATAERTNLKPRQPALAS; encoded by the coding sequence GTGAGAGCGGGAGTTGAGGCATCTATGGGCTCGGTCGGGGATTCGTACGATAACGCCCTCGCGGAGAACCTTTGGATGCTCATCAAAACCGAGTGCATCCGTGGGCGCACCTTCACCACCCGCGCCGAGGCCAACCTCGCGCTCTTCGAGTACATCGACGGCTTCTATAACTCCCGGCGCATCCAGAAGCGGCTCGGCTACCTCAGCCCCGTCGAGTTCGAGGAGAAGCACTACGCCGACCAGGCAACGGCCGAACGAACGAACCTGAAACCCCGTCAACCCGCCCTGGCCAGCTGA